One Mycoplasma wenyonii str. Massachusetts DNA window includes the following coding sequences:
- a CDS encoding MIP family Ig-specific serine endopeptidase, whose product MAFLTSSVLNGLKVLLVLGVGLGGHQIYWKLAGNYVDDGFFYFADKMFLPNKDFLKKNKVYNSWSAISKSDEYLTRKDIANSYRNSYHVGFKANAKVRDKLNTLYYNGFGDRASVYKVIKDHTLKLGMPCSAGTGWLLDFEMPKDGKYPTKWFIATNLHVINMFRFKSNPYNVSLPIASEYLSNLRLASYGRYLNSCEDAILNNKSELQLYTEKDEYDRNIYPQDTTRVNSFRNSYSYWNLSERQTIYTTTISNPKLVYAAIDFLGPRYTVSGHKNSKESYFKDFGVMEVDFANEDQARIMTNGTYDKYYKTKVERQRPAVDFFAPELMSTYDAHELANSEDRYYIGGYPGSVSDNLSFNINAKLKLIQQNRWSHYDYYYPNYDTELTNSKLTYFKKVRGNDDLITYNLLNSRGQVIPGHADINKVDSITNDSKIMWNGKQLNGWGYNYLIDNTFLGRGASGSMVLNQHGELLGLYRMYNESFNFGFVEPLRASWVVDEKGKIILPGFDLLTGTENQAISYKSQLLRHNPNLNTYLKSKSWNLKS is encoded by the coding sequence GTGGCTTTTCTTACTTCCTCAGTACTTAATGGACTAAAAGTACTTTTAGTATTAGGGGTTGGATTAGGAGGTCATCAAATCTATTGAAAGTTAGCAGGTAATTATGTAGATGATGGTTTCTTTTACTTTGCTGACAAGATGTTTTTGCCTAATAAAGACTTTCTAAAAAAGAATAAGGTTTACAACTCTTGATCAGCTATCTCTAAATCAGATGAGTATCTAACTAGAAAGGACATAGCTAATAGCTATAGAAATAGCTATCACGTAGGCTTTAAAGCTAATGCAAAAGTTAGAGATAAGTTAAATACTCTTTACTACAACGGATTTGGAGATAGAGCCTCTGTATACAAGGTAATAAAGGATCATACTTTGAAGCTAGGAATGCCTTGTTCTGCTGGAACTGGCTGATTACTAGACTTTGAAATGCCAAAAGATGGCAAATATCCAACTAAGTGATTTATTGCAACTAATCTACACGTAATTAATATGTTTAGATTCAAGAGCAATCCTTATAACGTAAGCCTACCTATAGCTAGTGAATATCTAAGTAACCTTAGACTTGCAAGCTATGGTAGATATCTAAATAGTTGTGAAGATGCAATTCTTAATAACAAGTCAGAACTGCAACTATACACCGAAAAGGATGAATATGACAGAAATATCTATCCTCAAGACACAACAAGAGTTAATAGTTTCAGAAACTCTTATAGTTACTGAAATCTTTCTGAAAGACAAACTATATACACCACAACTATCTCCAATCCGAAGTTAGTCTATGCAGCTATAGATTTCCTAGGACCAAGATATACAGTTTCTGGTCACAAAAATAGTAAAGAGAGTTACTTCAAGGACTTTGGTGTTATGGAGGTAGATTTCGCTAATGAAGATCAAGCAAGAATTATGACTAATGGAACATATGACAAGTATTACAAGACAAAGGTAGAAAGACAAAGACCAGCAGTTGATTTCTTTGCTCCTGAGTTAATGAGTACCTATGATGCACATGAGTTAGCAAACTCAGAAGATAGATACTATATTGGTGGTTATCCAGGTTCAGTTTCAGATAACTTGTCATTCAATATCAATGCGAAGCTGAAGCTTATACAACAAAATAGATGAAGTCATTATGACTACTATTACCCTAACTACGATACTGAACTAACTAATAGTAAGTTGACTTACTTTAAGAAAGTTAGAGGAAATGATGACTTAATCACATACAACTTACTAAACAGTAGAGGTCAAGTAATACCTGGACACGCAGATATAAACAAGGTAGACAGTATCACTAATGACTCAAAGATTATGTGAAATGGTAAGCAATTGAATGGTTGGGGATACAACTACCTAATAGACAACACCTTCTTAGGCAGAGGAGCTTCAGGTTCTATGGTACTAAATCAACATGGAGAGCTGTTGGGTCTTTACAGAATGTACAATGAATCCTTCAACTTTGGGTTTGTTGAACCTTTAAGAGCTAGTTGAGTGGTTGATGAAAAAGGAAAGATTATTCTTCCAGGATTTGACTTACTAACTGGAACTGAAAATCAAGCAATCTCTTACAAGTCTCAACTATTAAGACACAATCCTAACTTGAATACCTACCTAAAAAGTAAGTCTTGAAATCTTAAAAGTTAG
- the atpE gene encoding ATP synthase F0 subunit C: MGLKDLLNELLGGGYSFYLLQGQEKYIGKGIGAGVAILAGLGAALAQGYIGGKAVESLARNPEVEALIFKQFIVGAAVCESVAIYGLIVAILIMFAVNG, translated from the coding sequence ATGGGTCTGAAAGATTTATTAAATGAGTTACTTGGGGGGGGATATTCTTTTTATTTACTTCAAGGACAGGAGAAATATATTGGTAAAGGAATTGGTGCGGGAGTTGCAATATTAGCCGGTTTAGGGGCGGCTTTAGCTCAGGGATATATCGGGGGTAAAGCAGTTGAGTCCTTGGCAAGAAATCCTGAGGTTGAAGCTCTAATTTTTAAGCAATTCATAGTTGGAGCTGCTGTATGTGAGTCAGTTGCTATCTATGGATTAATTGTTGCGATATTGATAATGTTTGCTGTTAATGGTTAA
- the atpE gene encoding ATP synthase F0 subunit C gives MGRGIGAGVAILAGLGAALAQGFIGGKAVESLARNPEVEALIFKQFIVGAAVCESVAIYGLIVAILIMFAQLK, from the coding sequence ATGGGGAGAGGTATCGGGGCTGGAGTGGCTATTCTGGCGGGCTTAGGGGCGGCATTGGCTCAAGGATTTATTGGTGGAAAGGCAGTAGAGTCTTTGGCAAGAAACCCAGAAGTTGAAGCTTTGATATTCAAGCAATTCATAGTCGGAGCCGCTGTATGTGAGTCTGTAGCTATCTATGGATTAATAGTTGCTATCTTAATAATGTTTGCTCAACTCAAATAG
- the atpE gene encoding ATP synthase F0 subunit C, producing the protein MYSLPVFQRLLVVLNEQLYKGIGAGIAILAGLGAAIAQGYIGGKAVESLARNPEVEALIFKQFIVGAAVCESVAIYGLIVAILIMFALQVPSDQN; encoded by the coding sequence ATGTATTCCTTACCTGTTTTTCAAAGGTTACTTGTAGTATTGAATGAACAACTATATAAAGGAATTGGTGCTGGTATCGCTATACTTGCGGGGCTTGGGGCCGCTATTGCACAAGGTTATATTGGTGGCAAAGCAGTTGAGTCCTTAGCGAGAAATCCTGAAGTTGAAGCTTTGATATTCAAGCAATTTATAGTAGGAGCTGCTGTATGTGAATCAGTAGCTATCTATGGATTAATTGTTGCAATTTTGATAATGTTCGCCTTGCAAGTGCCATCAGATCAAAACTAA
- the atpE gene encoding ATP synthase F0 subunit C, with product MGGGSELFLFNNHQKVIGQGIGAGVAILAGLGAALAQGYIGGKAVESLARNPEVEALIFKQFIVGAAVCESVAIYGLIVAILIMFAIK from the coding sequence CTGGGGGGGGGCTCTGAATTATTTTTATTTAACAATCATCAAAAGGTGATTGGGCAAGGTATTGGTGCGGGAGTTGCAATATTAGCCGGTTTAGGAGCGGCTTTAGCACAAGGTTACATTGGTGGCAAAGCAGTTGAATCGCTCGCGAGAAACCCAGAAGTTGAAGCTTTGATATTCAAGCAATTTATAGTAGGAGCTGCTGTATGTGAGTCAGTTGCTATCTATGGATTAATTGTTGCAATATTGATAATGTTTGCCATTAAATAA
- a CDS encoding lyase family protein yields the protein MIKRYQLSELEPLFSEEAKYKRWSLLEREVLYALKNNNILNLDEGKIKELEKSWSSVEINEEEVQAEEENTKHDFVAFLNVLEKKLCSSPIFKYLHYGLTSSDIIDSATSLFLREANNKLVKWIEELQTTLFELSTRYLYVPQIGRTHGRHAEPISFGHKFAICYQELENALEQLYLARRNIEVITIKGATGSFAHISSEIQENLAHRLGLFTILGTTQALPRNRHSAYLFALSQLGKIINTLAINLRTLAREEISEISLIPSKSQVGSSAMPHKTNPVTLENISGLTRWLTSLSDLANQNIELWDERDISHSSNERASLMDAPTLLGNIVLKMNDFLKKLRIDESRLKENLDLTKGLIHSQIVSLALLEDPNVGSRQEARGIISQMTQDIRAGKANSLQSALSDSNYKDSKALSTLSKVENLNHYLQYFPRLHQQIFKKEDKLGDLFNKYEIDNTTYYLAQRLNWRYSSQSFKSDEKVIVVSLLKEISSFNGRLLSLLTFPLTVVFVPYSDESFFLKFEESKAYKKVLELSKSYSKILVVKERIEGRKILENLYSKLEKIEGIEEIKSVSLFLELASSTEKSIFSSEYYKPTSALLDFSSSETDMETREFNFKNWTPESKVQLVNWFGFLVTDNEGLNLNQNISPL from the coding sequence ATGATTAAGAGATACCAACTCTCTGAACTGGAACCTCTATTTTCTGAAGAGGCTAAATATAAGAGATGAAGTCTCTTGGAGAGAGAAGTTCTCTATGCCCTCAAGAACAATAACATTCTCAATCTTGATGAAGGAAAAATCAAAGAGTTAGAGAAATCTTGATCTTCAGTAGAGATCAATGAAGAAGAAGTGCAAGCTGAAGAAGAAAATACTAAACACGACTTTGTTGCCTTTTTAAACGTACTAGAAAAGAAACTGTGTTCTTCTCCTATCTTCAAATATCTTCACTATGGTCTAACTAGCTCTGACATTATTGATAGCGCTACATCTCTATTTCTCAGAGAGGCCAATAACAAGTTAGTTAAGTGAATAGAAGAGTTACAAACTACTCTATTTGAGCTCTCTACTAGATACTTATATGTTCCTCAGATAGGTAGAACACATGGAAGACACGCAGAACCTATCTCTTTTGGGCACAAATTTGCTATTTGTTACCAAGAGTTAGAAAATGCACTAGAACAACTCTATCTGGCAAGAAGAAATATAGAGGTAATAACTATTAAAGGGGCAACTGGCTCTTTTGCTCATATAAGTAGTGAGATACAAGAAAATTTAGCTCACAGACTAGGATTATTTACTATCCTTGGAACCACTCAAGCTTTACCTAGAAATAGACATTCTGCTTACCTATTTGCTCTATCTCAATTAGGAAAGATAATTAACACTCTAGCTATTAATCTAAGAACTCTAGCAAGAGAAGAGATATCTGAAATATCTCTTATTCCTTCTAAATCTCAAGTTGGCTCTTCTGCTATGCCCCACAAGACCAATCCAGTAACTCTTGAGAATATCTCTGGTCTTACTAGATGATTAACTAGCTTATCTGATCTTGCTAACCAGAATATAGAGTTGTGAGATGAAAGAGATATCTCTCATTCATCTAATGAAAGAGCTAGTCTAATGGATGCACCTACTCTTTTGGGAAATATAGTCTTGAAAATGAATGACTTCCTAAAGAAATTAAGAATAGATGAGTCAAGACTAAAGGAGAATCTTGATTTAACTAAGGGCTTAATTCACTCTCAAATAGTCTCATTGGCTTTGCTAGAAGATCCAAATGTTGGCTCTAGACAAGAGGCTAGAGGTATTATCTCCCAGATGACACAAGATATTAGAGCTGGAAAGGCTAATTCCCTACAGTCAGCTCTTTCTGACTCTAATTACAAAGATTCAAAGGCTTTATCTACCTTATCTAAGGTTGAAAACTTAAATCACTATCTTCAATACTTTCCTAGACTACACCAACAAATATTCAAGAAAGAAGATAAGTTAGGAGACTTATTTAACAAATATGAGATAGACAATACAACTTATTACCTAGCTCAAAGACTTAATTGAAGATATAGCTCACAGTCATTTAAGAGTGATGAAAAAGTTATTGTTGTTTCTCTCTTAAAAGAAATTTCTAGCTTTAATGGGAGACTTCTTTCTCTCTTAACCTTTCCATTAACTGTTGTATTTGTGCCTTATTCTGATGAAAGTTTCTTTTTGAAATTTGAAGAATCTAAGGCTTATAAAAAAGTATTGGAGCTCTCTAAAAGTTACTCAAAGATACTGGTAGTGAAGGAAAGAATAGAAGGAAGAAAGATACTTGAGAACTTATACAGTAAGTTAGAGAAGATAGAAGGTATTGAAGAAATAAAAAGTGTCTCTCTATTTCTTGAACTTGCTAGCTCAACAGAAAAGTCTATCTTTAGCTCTGAATATTACAAACCTACATCTGCACTACTAGATTTTTCAAGTAGTGAAACAGATATGGAAACTAGAGAGTTTAACTTTAAGAATTGAACCCCTGAAAGTAAAGTTCAACTAGTAAATTGGTTTGGTTTCTTAGTGACTGACAATGAAGGATTAAATTTAAATCAGAATATCAGCCCTCTGTAA
- the dnaK gene encoding molecular chaperone DnaK, which produces MSKKEIILGIDLGTTNSCVAVIEGGQPKVLETPEGKRTVPSVVSFKGEQIIVGDSAKRQMVTNKNTIISIKRLIGTNEKVEAQGKSYSPEEISAYILSYIKDYAEKRIGSPVSKAVITVPAYFNDSQRQSTKNAGKIAKLDVVRIVNEPTAAALAYGLDKKDKEQKILVYDLGGGTFDVSMLDVSDGTFQVLATSGDNNLGGDDWDKRIINWLLETIKKENNVDLSKDNLVMQRLKESAEKAKIELSSVQQTQIMLPFLTMINGEPLNVDLTLSRSQFELLTKDLLDRTEKPVLDAIRESKIELNQIDEVLLVGGSTRMPAVQGLVERLTKKKPNLSINPDEVVALGASVQAGILAGDIKDILLLDVTPLTLSIETLGGVATPLIPRNSTVPIEKKQIFSTAVDNQPAVDIHVVQGERPLARDNKSLGTFTLGDIQLAPKGVPQIEVSFSIDANGILTVKAEDKGTGKSNNITINQSSGLTEEEINKIIKEAEENLEKDKKAKEEIEVINEAESWISMLQKQTEEKSELISPEQKESATKTIEEFRTLIQERKIDELKEKMSQIRDMSQQIMQDVYKKEAESKAQAGSEDGAKEVEVESDKSKS; this is translated from the coding sequence ATGTCTAAGAAGGAAATAATTCTAGGTATTGACCTAGGTACAACTAACTCTTGTGTTGCTGTTATAGAAGGAGGTCAACCTAAAGTTCTAGAAACTCCGGAAGGAAAGAGAACAGTCCCCTCTGTTGTTTCTTTCAAAGGTGAACAAATTATTGTTGGAGATAGCGCCAAAAGACAAATGGTTACAAACAAAAACACTATTATCTCCATCAAGAGACTTATTGGTACTAATGAAAAAGTAGAGGCACAAGGTAAGTCTTATAGTCCAGAAGAAATCTCTGCTTACATTCTTTCATACATAAAAGACTATGCGGAAAAGAGAATAGGTTCTCCAGTAAGTAAAGCAGTTATTACTGTTCCTGCTTACTTCAATGACTCTCAAAGACAATCCACCAAGAATGCTGGAAAGATTGCAAAGTTAGATGTAGTAAGAATTGTTAATGAACCTACTGCAGCGGCCTTGGCTTATGGACTAGATAAGAAAGATAAAGAACAAAAGATATTAGTTTATGACCTAGGGGGTGGTACTTTTGATGTTTCTATGTTGGATGTATCAGATGGTACCTTCCAAGTATTAGCTACTTCTGGGGACAACAACTTAGGTGGTGATGACTGAGACAAAAGAATTATTAATTGATTACTTGAAACTATCAAGAAGGAAAACAATGTAGATCTTTCAAAAGATAACTTAGTAATGCAAAGATTGAAAGAGTCTGCAGAAAAGGCAAAGATTGAACTTTCTTCAGTTCAACAAACTCAAATTATGTTGCCTTTCTTAACAATGATTAATGGAGAGCCTCTAAATGTTGACTTAACTCTCTCTAGATCACAATTTGAGTTATTAACTAAAGATTTACTAGATAGAACTGAAAAGCCTGTTCTGGATGCAATTAGAGAATCAAAGATTGAGTTAAACCAAATTGATGAAGTTCTTTTGGTTGGGGGTTCAACCAGAATGCCAGCAGTTCAAGGATTAGTTGAAAGATTAACTAAGAAAAAACCAAACCTATCTATTAATCCTGATGAGGTTGTGGCCTTAGGAGCTTCAGTTCAAGCTGGTATCTTAGCTGGAGATATTAAAGATATTCTGCTGCTGGATGTAACTCCTTTGACTTTGAGTATTGAAACTTTAGGTGGTGTCGCTACTCCTTTAATTCCAAGAAATAGTACAGTGCCTATCGAAAAGAAGCAAATCTTTTCTACAGCTGTAGATAATCAACCTGCAGTAGATATTCATGTAGTGCAAGGAGAAAGACCTTTAGCGAGAGATAATAAATCTCTAGGAACCTTCACCTTAGGAGATATTCAACTTGCACCTAAAGGAGTTCCACAAATTGAAGTTTCTTTTTCAATTGATGCAAATGGAATACTTACTGTAAAGGCTGAAGATAAAGGTACAGGAAAAAGCAACAATATAACCATTAACCAATCTTCAGGCTTAACTGAAGAAGAAATAAACAAGATCATTAAAGAAGCGGAAGAAAACCTAGAAAAGGACAAGAAGGCTAAAGAAGAAATAGAGGTTATTAATGAAGCTGAATCTTGGATCTCTATGCTTCAAAAGCAAACTGAAGAAAAATCTGAGTTAATCTCTCCTGAACAAAAGGAAAGTGCCACAAAAACAATTGAAGAATTTAGAACTTTAATTCAAGAGAGAAAGATTGATGAATTAAAGGAAAAGATGTCACAAATAAGAGATATGAGTCAACAAATTATGCAAGATGTTTACAAGAAAGAAGCTGAAAGCAAAGCTCAAGCTGGTTCTGAAGATGGAGCTAAAGAAGTTGAAGTTGAATCAGACAAGAGTAAGTCATAA
- a CDS encoding MPN555 family protein chaperone, with product MSESLLTLQLRSKIVSKKPVKWGKILRIERLYFNEAVIKEFAENLKRNRPNITEEEIEQEKRQMIMRDNLFNAAMDEISSAYTVDFDDSEIAEREESLKQTNVNFNEEQLKSHAKITIFKQLIFQDLARDWELVVTDELAKEVLENHYRQTGKSIREYLTDPEKMSSVKENLLEQMITERIMNAFGSHFEVREVPANKS from the coding sequence GTGAGCGAGAGCCTTCTTACACTTCAACTAAGATCAAAAATAGTTTCAAAAAAACCAGTTAAATGGGGGAAGATCCTCAGAATAGAAAGACTTTACTTTAATGAAGCAGTAATTAAAGAGTTTGCGGAAAATTTAAAGAGAAATAGACCAAATATCACAGAAGAAGAAATAGAACAAGAAAAGAGACAAATGATTATGAGAGACAATCTCTTTAATGCTGCTATGGATGAGATTTCTTCAGCTTACACAGTGGACTTTGATGACTCTGAAATAGCTGAAAGAGAAGAGAGTTTAAAGCAAACTAATGTAAACTTTAATGAGGAACAGTTAAAGAGTCACGCAAAAATTACTATCTTTAAGCAGTTGATCTTCCAAGATCTAGCTAGAGACTGAGAATTGGTAGTTACTGATGAGTTGGCTAAAGAAGTGCTTGAAAACCACTATAGACAAACAGGTAAGTCTATAAGAGAATACCTTACTGATCCAGAGAAGATGTCTTCTGTAAAGGAAAATCTACTAGAACAAATGATTACTGAAAGAATTATGAATGCTTTTGGAAGCCACTTTGAGGTAAGAGAAGTTCCAGCTAATAAGTCCTAA
- the eno gene encoding phosphopyruvate hydratase: protein MSFNIENLFAYELIDSRGNPTVACIAKVSKGKFVGKKSYTAKVLVPSGASTGAREALELRDEDPSRFGGKGVKKAVHYINYVLGPSLIENNVNPANQAELDQFLIDLDGTDNKSKYGANSILAVSLSISKAIAKAKGIPYYQYVSELAGNVGISKFTLPLPMVNVINGGAHSDNTLDFQEFMIVPVGASSMHEAIRISAECFHSLAKYLKEKGLSTAKGDEGGFAPNLNSTEEALNALLVSIEKAGYRPGVVHGHVAIALDCAASELYDRETKLYRFKKAIKAGLLSSEAGTRTSEQMVDYYVELVNKYPIISIEDPLAEGDFEGFSLLQKKIGKQVQIVGDDLYCTNPELTQMGIEKGLSNAVLIKVNQIGTLTETLKTMQLAKGAGWSCIVSHRSGETEDTTIADIAVGTSAGQIKTGSFSRSERTAKYNRLAEIEIELTTSSSTFYGLYSLFSLDFNNTELFKPKRYLVNESGEVKTEEITPEQLASAKKAVSPDKQDKAEVKV from the coding sequence ATGAGTTTCAATATAGAAAATCTATTTGCATACGAACTAATTGACTCTAGAGGTAATCCTACAGTTGCTTGCATTGCAAAAGTTTCTAAAGGTAAGTTTGTAGGTAAGAAGTCCTATACAGCAAAAGTTCTAGTTCCTTCAGGAGCTTCAACTGGAGCTAGAGAAGCCCTAGAACTAAGAGATGAAGATCCTTCTAGATTTGGAGGGAAAGGAGTTAAGAAAGCTGTTCACTACATTAACTATGTTCTAGGACCTTCACTAATTGAAAACAATGTAAACCCAGCAAATCAAGCTGAACTAGACCAATTCCTAATTGATCTAGATGGAACAGACAATAAGTCTAAGTATGGTGCAAATAGCATACTTGCTGTTTCACTTTCTATCTCCAAGGCAATTGCAAAGGCAAAAGGAATTCCTTACTACCAATATGTTTCTGAACTTGCTGGAAATGTAGGAATTAGTAAGTTCACTCTTCCTCTACCGATGGTGAATGTAATTAATGGTGGAGCTCACTCAGACAATACTCTAGACTTCCAAGAATTTATGATAGTTCCAGTTGGAGCTTCTTCTATGCATGAAGCTATAAGAATATCTGCAGAGTGTTTCCACTCTCTAGCTAAGTACCTAAAAGAAAAAGGTTTGAGTACAGCTAAAGGTGATGAAGGGGGATTTGCACCTAACCTGAACTCAACTGAAGAAGCTTTGAATGCTCTTTTGGTTTCTATTGAAAAGGCAGGATATAGACCTGGAGTTGTTCATGGACATGTTGCTATTGCACTAGACTGTGCAGCTAGTGAGCTATATGACAGAGAAACTAAGCTATATAGATTCAAGAAAGCAATTAAGGCTGGATTGTTGTCTAGTGAAGCTGGAACTAGAACTAGTGAACAAATGGTTGATTACTATGTTGAACTAGTAAATAAATATCCAATTATTTCTATAGAAGACCCATTAGCAGAAGGAGACTTTGAAGGTTTCTCACTTCTACAAAAGAAGATAGGAAAACAAGTTCAAATTGTTGGGGATGACCTTTACTGTACTAACCCAGAATTAACTCAAATGGGAATTGAAAAGGGACTTTCAAATGCTGTTTTGATTAAGGTAAACCAAATTGGTACCTTAACTGAAACTCTTAAGACTATGCAATTAGCTAAAGGTGCTGGATGATCTTGCATAGTATCTCACAGATCAGGAGAAACTGAAGACACTACTATTGCAGATATAGCAGTAGGTACTTCTGCAGGACAAATTAAGACTGGTTCATTCTCAAGATCTGAAAGAACAGCTAAGTACAACAGATTAGCTGAAATAGAAATAGAATTGACTACCTCTAGTTCAACTTTCTATGGTCTTTACAGCTTGTTCAGTCTAGATTTCAATAACACTGAACTATTCAAACCTAAGAGATATCTAGTGAATGAATCAGGAGAAGTTAAGACTGAAGAAATAACTCCAGAACAGTTAGCATCTGCAAAGAAAGCTGTATCTCCCGACAAGCAAGATAAAGCAGAGGTAAAGGTATAG
- a CDS encoding ATP-dependent 6-phosphofructokinase, whose product MRKVAVLTSGGDSPGMNSALYSFSELALSKGYEVVYIENGYQGLIEKRYIPYKLNCLRGRTYNAGTVIGSSRSSQFRASPELRAEGVKALKDQGVEALVVLGGNGSYEGSKLISQLGLPVILLPATIDNDVSSTKYTIGFFSALEEIGQAIKKIWYTANSHSQLTIVEVMGRDCSDLGVFASYSSPLVELVITQQNVPSYEELREKVRKIREFRGNKGLVIVVVEKVLGVSQLPSMSELTKKLEEDLGFTVRGCSLGHTQRGATPTTWEMFVASSFGREAFNSFEAREFDVAIGFDGDNFYRTKLSEVVDKSKGDRISLIESKDRF is encoded by the coding sequence GTGAGAAAGGTAGCTGTTTTAACTTCTGGAGGAGATTCTCCAGGAATGAACAGTGCCCTTTATTCCTTTAGTGAATTAGCTCTTTCTAAGGGCTATGAAGTTGTATATATAGAGAATGGTTATCAAGGCTTAATTGAAAAGAGATATATCCCATACAAACTTAATTGCTTGAGAGGAAGAACTTACAATGCAGGAACTGTAATAGGTTCTAGTAGATCTTCTCAGTTCAGAGCTTCTCCTGAGTTAAGAGCAGAAGGAGTAAAGGCTCTTAAAGATCAAGGAGTTGAAGCTTTAGTGGTATTGGGAGGAAATGGCTCCTATGAAGGATCTAAGTTAATCTCTCAATTAGGACTTCCAGTTATTCTTCTTCCTGCAACTATTGATAATGATGTCAGTTCAACTAAATACACCATTGGTTTCTTTTCAGCCCTAGAAGAAATAGGACAAGCAATTAAGAAAATTTGATACACTGCGAACTCACATTCACAATTAACCATTGTTGAGGTTATGGGGAGAGATTGCTCTGATTTAGGAGTATTTGCCTCTTATTCCTCTCCTTTAGTGGAGTTAGTTATTACTCAACAAAATGTACCTAGTTATGAAGAGCTAAGAGAGAAGGTTAGAAAGATTAGAGAATTTAGAGGCAATAAGGGATTAGTGATTGTTGTAGTTGAAAAGGTTTTGGGAGTTTCTCAACTACCTTCTATGTCTGAGTTAACAAAGAAGTTAGAGGAAGATCTTGGATTTACAGTTAGAGGTTGTTCTTTGGGACACACTCAAAGAGGAGCTACTCCAACCACTTGAGAGATGTTTGTTGCTTCTTCTTTTGGAAGAGAAGCTTTTAACTCTTTTGAGGCCAGAGAGTTTGATGTAGCTATAGGTTTTGATGGAGATAATTTCTATAGAACTAAACTATCAGAAGTTGTTGATAAAAGTAAAGGAGATAGAATCTCTTTAATTGAATCCAAGGATAGATTCTAG